The stretch of DNA AAAAGAAACGGGCTGAAGGCAAATCCTACAGGCATGTCATCGTTATTATTATCCGTAAGCTCTGTGAACGTATTTTTTCCCTCATCAAACATGACCGTCTCTATGTCAAACGAACACCTTTGACAATATAGTTAGTCTTATTCAGTTTTCAGCCTAAGGTAACTTTACGGTGCTCGAAGGATGAGGATTAGTATAAGGGGGATACCCCTTCATTGAGAATTTGTAATTCTTACTGCATGGCCAGCCAACGTTCACAATCCAGTGCGGCCTTACAACCATCTCCAGCGGCTGTGATTGCTTGGCGGTAAGTAAAGTCTTCTACATCTCCAGCAATGAAAATGCCTTCCACATTGGATTTCGTATGGTGTTGAGGTTTGAGGTAGCCGTTTTCAGTCATATCTAATTTTCCTTTCAAAAAAGCTACATTGGGATCATAACCAATAGCGACAAAGACCCCATCAATGGGCATTTCTTTGGTGTCATGAGTGTTCACATCCTCTAGAAGTACTTTTTCTACTCTTTGTTCTCCTAACATTTCTTTAATCACTGTATTCCAAATAATTTTAATCTTAGGCTCATGCATTACTCTATCTTGCATAATTTTGCTGGCACGAAAGGCATCACGACGATGAACAATCGTAACACTTTCGGTTAATTTGGCTAAGTGATGAGCTTCCTCCATTGCTGTATCACCACCACCCACCACTATCACATGTTTACCCTTATAGAAAAAACCATCACAAGTAGCACAAGTATGATACCCTCTGCCGACAAACTTCATTTCTGCAGGCAAACCAAGATAACGTGCAGAGGCTCCTGTTGCGATGATTACAGCATCCGCCTCATATTGACCTGCATCAGTGGTTAATTGAAAGGGACGAGTAGTAACATCAATATCAATTGCTGTTTCGTATAAAAACTTGGCCCCAAAGCGCTCTGCTTGAGCCTGCATATTACTCATTAATTCCGGTCCCATGATTCCTTCAGGAAACCCGGGAAAGTTTTCTACCATAGTTGTAGTGGTCAATTGTCCTCCGGGTTGAGGACCTGCTAGCACAGTTACAGACAAAGCAGCACGAGCAGCATAGAGAGCGGCAGTCAGACCAGAAGGTCCAGCGCCAATCACCACCACACGATGTTTTTTCATAACAAAAGTTTTTAAATTCATTGTCTTTCCCTTTATACCGGTTTCCTTTTACAACGCCAAGAAAATTCTTTATCCTGCTTAGGATCTTCACGACCCGCATGGAATCAAGCAATAGCACATATCAATGGCTTATATTAGGTATTATCGGCTGTACAATTGGCATATTGGCATTTGGAGGGATATTTATGGGAAGGACGCTCTATACCCTAGTAGAGGCAGTACAAAACCCACTTACCTTAATTGCAGCGCCGACTCCTCCAGTAGAGCATCAAGATGAAAGCGGCTGCACCCATATACTTCTACTTGGTGGCGGAGGTAAAGAATATGATGATGGCTCTGAATTGGTAGATAGTATTATGGTAGCCAGCCTCTGTCACAAACCTGATCAACTGATATTCACTTCTATTCCTCGGGACTTAGTAGTACCAATTGAACGTTTTGGTCCGAGAAAAGTTAATACCCTTTATATTCTTGCCAAGCATCAATTAGGCGAAGAGCATGCTTTTGATCTTATGCTCGAGGGTGCGCAGAAAATTACTGGTTTACCGATTCATTATTATGCTTATGTCGATTTCAAAGGATTTGTGAAAATTTTTGATAGTATAGCAGGCCCTGAAGGCTTGCCTGTTAAGGTTGAGCCTGGCTTTGTGGATAGAGAGTTTCCCGGTCCTAATTACAGTTATATCACCGTACGGTTTGAAGAAGGGGTACAAAAAATGGACGGAGAAAAAGCTTTACAATACGCACGCTCACGTCATGGAGTAGCGATTGGCACAGGCCAAAGTGTCGCCTCTGATTTCGATCGAGCTCGCCGACAACAACAAGTGATAGCAGCCCTAAAAGAACGAATCAAAGCGATTCTCTTTAATGCCGATATCGGCTCTATGGTGAATACAGTTAATGCGCTACAAGATAGCTATATCAGTAATATGTCTTTTCAAGATATGCTTTCTTTGGCTAATGTTTGGAAAAAAGTAGACTCAGCCCATACCTATAATGTGGTGCTCAAAGAGGGACCTGGCGAATTACTCTATATTCCCAGCCAGGAAGTAAGAGATCAACTCTACAATGGGGCCTGGATACTGTTACCAGATGGCAATAGTTTTGAAATTATCCACAAATATTTAGCTCGAGTATTAGTAAGCCCTGATCGAGCATTGCAGGGAACTGCTGTGGTTGAGATCCTCAATGGAACATCAACCAGAGGACTAGCTGGTCAAATAGCTAACAAATTGATGCATGAAGGCATTACTATTTTATCTCAATACGGCATCCGTAATACTTACAACAAAAAGCCTTATGAAAAAACCATTATTATTGACCGTACAGGCGCTAATCAGGACTTGGTAGAAGAAATCCGTAAGTTGATTGGCAATGCTACCATTGAGCAAGCAACTACAGAACCACTACTTTACTCCAGTGTCGGTGTCACTGTTATTGTCGGAAAAGATGCTATTGGGGATAATGAAGATAATATTAACACATCGAATATTGATGTGGAGAATTATCAAGTGCTACAGCAAAGACATGAATAAAGTTTTTAATGTTTTGCGTTTGCAATTGGCTGTGACCTTTGCTTATCGAGGCACAATACTTTTTTGGCTACTCATCCACATGATTGGCTTCATTGTAATGTACGCTTTCTGGACAGCGGTATTTAGCGATCGCGAGAGCTTCAATGGCTTCATGCTTACGAGCATGCTGCAGTATATTTTATTTGCCAATATTATTCGTGAATTTGTTTTAGTAGCTCCGGAATATGAGATTAATAATGACATTCGTAGTGGCAAACTCTCAAGTTATCTTTTGAGACCATTTTCTTATCCTTTGCATATTATTTTATCCAGTAGTCTGTGGCATTTGGTGGAGATATTTTTTGCCTTACTACTTTATGGTTTGGTAGGGTACTTAATTTTAGGTAATTCTATTTGGATTTCTGAGCCTCAATTACTTTTGTATATACTCCCATTGCTTTTCATCGGTCATATTTTTTGTAGTCTATTGTCATTAATTTTAGGCAGCTTGGCATTCTGGCTTACTGAAGCTTCTGCGTTTTTTTATTATAAAGATATCCTCATACTACTCAGTGCCGGCCTATTCTTCCCCAGAGCAACTACACCATTATGGTTTCAGCAGATCATGGATGTTTTACCTTTTTACTCTTGTATCGGCCTACCAGCTGAAATATTGGTACACAAATCTACTATCGAGACGCTACTACCAGCATTGGCCCATGTATCGCTTTGGACTCTTTTACTCCTGATCATTGCTTATCCTGTATGGAAACATGGTATTAAGAAATATGAAGCTGTGGGCAATTGAGGCTACAACTCTTGTCTGTCCGCAGCTCTAACCTCAGAGCCAATTTTCGTACCTACTTCAGATGCAATTTGGGCAAATTCATTAAACACTTCTCCAGGATAGAGTTGGGCAAACAGAGCATGCTCCACTGTGCGTCGAAATTCATACTCTTTATGAGCAGTAGGACCAGTACCAGAATCACCCATCAGTTTCATTTTCAATGACTTAAACTGAACCTCTACTGGAACCATCACCTTTCTTCCTTGAGCATCTTCAATCTCCTTGAAGAACACTACTTTTTCCACTTCAAAGTCATTAGCTTTAACGGGATTATGGCCAGAGACCCCGGTCGGAGTATCTTTAGTAATTGCCGTATCATCCTCATAAAATTTGTAAACACCCCAAACTTCTTTAAAGTACAACTTTAATTTTCTTACCCTATCTACAAACTGGTCCCTGCTCAACTCCCTGTCGTCAATCACCACCTCATAAGCAACCAAATCGTGAATCTTTTCAATCTGCCCTTTATTCAACAATTTCAAAACTGTAGAGTCAGCCCCTTTTGTTCGCTCTTTTAGCATCACTTCTATTCCTTCAGGAAAGAGCAATTCTTCTTCATTGGTTACGGGATTATAGATATACAAGGGCAAGAGCCTCATTTTCTTCATTCCTTTCAAAATAAAGTTGTCTGCTGTCGCCTCTGTACTCCACTCATCCTGACTAGATACGAATACGCCTCCCAGATCTACACCTTCTCTTCCCACTGCAGGATCTAAAGTATAATTAACTAAATTATTCATCCTGCGTGCCAACTCTCTTCTTGCTCGAAAAGGCGGATACTGATTAATCTTATTGTACAATAGCGCCAGTACGAGTACTTGCTGAGCAAGAAATCGTCTTTGTTTACCTACCGCATAATTGGGCCGTGAATAGAAGAGTGTTTCCGCTAAATCAAAAAATCTCTTCTGTGCTAAATCTTCAGGTAGGGGACACATCAGTATTTGTGATTTAGCAGCTGATACCTCTCCTGGTTCAATTGGTA from Candidatus Abawacabacteria bacterium encodes:
- the trxB gene encoding thioredoxin-disulfide reductase; translation: MKKHRVVVIGAGPSGLTAALYAARAALSVTVLAGPQPGGQLTTTTMVENFPGFPEGIMGPELMSNMQAQAERFGAKFLYETAIDIDVTTRPFQLTTDAGQYEADAVIIATGASARYLGLPAEMKFVGRGYHTCATCDGFFYKGKHVIVVGGGDTAMEEAHHLAKLTESVTIVHRRDAFRASKIMQDRVMHEPKIKIIWNTVIKEMLGEQRVEKVLLEDVNTHDTKEMPIDGVFVAIGYDPNVAFLKGKLDMTENGYLKPQHHTKSNVEGIFIAGDVEDFTYRQAITAAGDGCKAALDCERWLAMQ
- a CDS encoding LCP family protein is translated as MESSNSTYQWLILGIIGCTIGILAFGGIFMGRTLYTLVEAVQNPLTLIAAPTPPVEHQDESGCTHILLLGGGGKEYDDGSELVDSIMVASLCHKPDQLIFTSIPRDLVVPIERFGPRKVNTLYILAKHQLGEEHAFDLMLEGAQKITGLPIHYYAYVDFKGFVKIFDSIAGPEGLPVKVEPGFVDREFPGPNYSYITVRFEEGVQKMDGEKALQYARSRHGVAIGTGQSVASDFDRARRQQQVIAALKERIKAILFNADIGSMVNTVNALQDSYISNMSFQDMLSLANVWKKVDSAHTYNVVLKEGPGELLYIPSQEVRDQLYNGAWILLPDGNSFEIIHKYLARVLVSPDRALQGTAVVEILNGTSTRGLAGQIANKLMHEGITILSQYGIRNTYNKKPYEKTIIIDRTGANQDLVEEIRKLIGNATIEQATTEPLLYSSVGVTVIVGKDAIGDNEDNINTSNIDVENYQVLQQRHE
- a CDS encoding ABC-2 family transporter protein: MNKVFNVLRLQLAVTFAYRGTILFWLLIHMIGFIVMYAFWTAVFSDRESFNGFMLTSMLQYILFANIIREFVLVAPEYEINNDIRSGKLSSYLLRPFSYPLHIILSSSLWHLVEIFFALLLYGLVGYLILGNSIWISEPQLLLYILPLLFIGHIFCSLLSLILGSLAFWLTEASAFFYYKDILILLSAGLFFPRATTPLWFQQIMDVLPFYSCIGLPAEILVHKSTIETLLPALAHVSLWTLLLLIIAYPVWKHGIKKYEAVGN